In one window of Desulforhabdus amnigena DNA:
- the cas7-11i gene encoding type III-I CRISPR-associated gRAMP effector Cas7-11i: MILKGKLFAESPIYRGNARKTLFTRDGDGTQRLVSLAGEIEGTAEALMDAFIGRSRSGKNTGLLNQLWFRLYGSSIPEGLITKVHCSLQEKSYSRDHLFDIRMGIKLNEDRWAAEANANYKMETLYKNAAFDFAMTVNDSVLKRDENRSRLFFVLQELKEGRFWFGAGKSKGLGRCRLEMELPFSPGESPPSVSPQANHLTISLSFKLETPVLVGWPWGKIDPSKPAFAAIDGRQLIEAMRDIPQPIRKRLETTIGGPVLSPENWKKKFSEFFPRILAVWLMEQSSREEETWFLPSAAVEKLGKGKYALSQKLMERILPLADRHFQSKEAVEAAVKQELGAKANMAKRVLDVLAHERKKGKRFDSEAWSQIAEGLGFDRASGDRLAGAIQDETALASILSQECAKILPGFFQQVDQQIRLIQSDSWIDEEIAVREEHLHIKNMLREGKIEEWQWLSPDYTPQGIRSSTWKEFLESHQRVQFRHMLNSKNLNKSIINDKNLIALLEGYRDHTRQELSQPYNTDFRSGGVSNREISRKYGKPYDTVFMRMLSWAPSAQEQSMWEIYIPGSTVKGAFRKRASQLLKTLRGDSAGTTSILNRLFGEQGQRGLVYFSDAYLTDALVPGRSWCSMDGVKMDPATGGPTEEAKADYLFAFGKDLSFNLRLDIQNLSEQDMEAFSILTHLLEDFRKGDIPLGGEKTCGFGWVKGTIRNIHWITGAPPQEDSVGKKLFGKQTHARDGIWYSLNLKDEAAKEALHIAPLAPKGKKDVQPPPRSKQGFISHSAFGGYCGVLSIQGEVLTPLSIKESGEPSFVHVPDDPLEGVINGWEPFSMSPPEASLRAPSRLYALPSKSIRGMIRHIYTIASDSSKASHDISRLNPTDSLFGWVGSGPNQAIMARLSFDFALFKKAETAWFKVPYPYGMWHYVDGQWKKIPKQQASVLHIAGSWRIFPHAPLAPCVIKLDDFKPDTPRADYIKAILPGGLCRFTLRFWNLEKEELQRLLWCIALEQGLAHKMGKGRYLGFGSLRLKLLPESFLTDWADRYSGKGKRDQAGQLPISLEEWINPKVIHHHSELRKALDAQRI; the protein is encoded by the coding sequence ATGATCCTGAAAGGAAAGCTTTTTGCCGAGTCCCCAATCTACAGAGGGAATGCGAGAAAAACTCTTTTTACACGAGATGGAGACGGGACCCAACGGCTGGTGTCTCTGGCCGGTGAGATAGAAGGAACCGCCGAAGCTCTCATGGATGCATTCATCGGCAGATCGCGCAGCGGGAAAAATACAGGGCTGCTCAATCAACTGTGGTTCAGGCTGTATGGCTCATCGATACCTGAAGGATTGATTACTAAAGTTCATTGTAGCCTTCAGGAGAAAAGCTACTCCAGAGATCACCTCTTCGACATACGCATGGGTATCAAGTTGAACGAGGATCGATGGGCGGCCGAAGCCAATGCGAACTACAAAATGGAAACTCTGTATAAAAACGCGGCTTTCGATTTCGCCATGACGGTGAACGATTCGGTTCTGAAACGGGATGAGAATAGGAGCAGGCTGTTCTTTGTGCTCCAGGAACTCAAGGAAGGGCGTTTCTGGTTCGGAGCAGGAAAGAGCAAAGGGCTGGGGCGTTGCCGGCTTGAAATGGAGCTGCCCTTCTCGCCTGGTGAATCCCCGCCCTCTGTTTCTCCCCAGGCAAACCACCTGACGATATCCCTTTCCTTTAAGTTGGAAACTCCAGTCCTGGTTGGATGGCCCTGGGGGAAGATCGATCCCTCTAAACCCGCTTTTGCCGCCATTGACGGACGACAGCTCATAGAAGCGATGCGAGATATTCCCCAGCCGATCCGCAAGAGGCTGGAGACAACCATAGGCGGGCCTGTTCTCAGCCCGGAGAACTGGAAAAAGAAGTTCAGCGAGTTTTTTCCAAGAATCCTGGCTGTTTGGCTGATGGAGCAATCGAGCAGGGAAGAAGAAACCTGGTTTTTGCCCTCCGCAGCCGTGGAAAAATTGGGAAAAGGAAAATACGCCTTGTCCCAAAAGCTGATGGAGCGGATACTGCCTTTGGCGGACCGCCATTTCCAGAGCAAGGAAGCAGTGGAGGCGGCCGTCAAGCAAGAGCTAGGAGCCAAGGCCAACATGGCCAAACGCGTACTCGATGTCCTTGCTCATGAGCGCAAAAAAGGCAAACGGTTCGATTCTGAAGCATGGTCCCAAATAGCTGAGGGACTGGGTTTTGACAGAGCATCAGGGGATCGTCTTGCAGGCGCTATTCAGGATGAAACGGCTCTTGCATCCATTTTGTCCCAGGAGTGTGCCAAAATCCTTCCAGGGTTCTTCCAGCAGGTGGATCAACAGATACGGTTGATTCAAAGCGATAGCTGGATCGATGAAGAGATTGCCGTCCGGGAAGAGCACCTTCACATCAAGAACATGCTCAGAGAGGGAAAAATCGAGGAGTGGCAATGGCTAAGCCCGGACTATACCCCTCAAGGTATCCGCTCTTCGACGTGGAAGGAATTCCTCGAATCCCACCAGCGCGTGCAATTTCGCCATATGCTCAATTCCAAAAATTTGAACAAGAGCATTATCAACGATAAGAACCTGATTGCACTCCTCGAAGGCTACCGCGATCATACCCGCCAGGAACTCTCTCAGCCCTACAACACCGACTTCAGGTCCGGAGGAGTATCCAACCGTGAAATCTCCAGGAAATACGGTAAACCCTATGACACGGTTTTTATGAGGATGCTCTCCTGGGCTCCGTCCGCCCAGGAACAGAGTATGTGGGAGATCTACATTCCTGGGAGTACCGTCAAAGGCGCCTTCAGGAAACGTGCATCCCAACTGCTGAAGACCCTGCGGGGGGACTCGGCTGGAACGACATCCATTTTAAATCGGCTGTTTGGAGAGCAGGGGCAAAGAGGGTTGGTCTATTTTTCCGATGCGTATCTCACAGATGCACTCGTTCCTGGCCGTTCGTGGTGCTCCATGGATGGCGTGAAAATGGATCCCGCAACGGGCGGTCCTACCGAAGAAGCCAAAGCGGATTATCTTTTCGCCTTCGGAAAAGACCTCTCGTTCAATCTTCGGTTGGATATTCAGAATCTGAGCGAGCAGGACATGGAGGCATTTTCCATCTTGACTCATTTGCTCGAGGACTTCCGGAAGGGCGATATCCCATTGGGCGGAGAAAAAACATGCGGCTTTGGCTGGGTCAAAGGCACAATCAGGAATATTCACTGGATTACAGGAGCACCGCCCCAGGAAGACTCCGTAGGAAAAAAGTTATTCGGGAAGCAAACTCACGCTCGCGACGGAATATGGTACAGCCTCAATCTCAAGGATGAAGCCGCAAAAGAGGCATTGCACATTGCCCCTCTCGCTCCGAAAGGGAAGAAGGACGTTCAGCCTCCCCCGAGATCGAAACAGGGCTTCATTTCTCATAGCGCATTCGGTGGTTATTGCGGTGTTCTTTCCATACAAGGGGAGGTCCTGACTCCTCTCAGCATCAAGGAAAGCGGAGAGCCGTCCTTTGTGCACGTTCCGGATGATCCCCTCGAGGGCGTCATCAATGGCTGGGAGCCTTTTTCCATGTCCCCCCCGGAAGCATCCCTCAGGGCCCCCTCCAGGCTCTACGCCCTGCCGAGCAAGAGCATCAGGGGAATGATTCGACACATCTACACCATTGCAAGCGATTCGAGCAAGGCCAGCCACGACATCAGTCGGCTCAATCCTACGGATAGCCTGTTTGGCTGGGTAGGAAGCGGCCCGAACCAGGCCATCATGGCAAGGCTCTCCTTCGATTTCGCTCTGTTCAAGAAAGCGGAAACCGCCTGGTTCAAGGTGCCGTACCCTTACGGAATGTGGCATTATGTCGATGGCCAATGGAAAAAGATTCCCAAGCAGCAGGCATCGGTTCTGCATATCGCCGGAAGCTGGAGGATCTTTCCTCACGCGCCCCTCGCACCCTGTGTGATAAAACTGGATGATTTCAAGCCGGATACTCCAAGAGCCGACTACATCAAGGCCATTCTACCCGGTGGGCTGTGCCGCTTTACCCTCCGTTTCTGGAATCTGGAAAAAGAGGAGCTTCAAAGGCTGCTCTGGTGCATAGCATTGGAACAGGGCCTTGCCCACAAAATGGGAAAGGGCCGCTATCTCGGGTTTGGCAGTCTGCGCTTGAAGCTCCTGCCAGAGAGCTTTCTTACGGATTGGGCAGATCGGTATTCAGGAAAGGGAAAGAGGGATCAAGCCGGGCAGTTACCCATAAGCCTCGAAGAATGGATCAATCCTAAAGTGATTCACCATCACTCCGAACTGCGGAAGGCGTTAGATGCTCAACGGATTTGA
- the cas6 gene encoding type III-I CRISPR precrRNA processing endoribonuclease Cas6, with translation MSFSTTYNSFKQIKLIRYLVTWRVNSSLVTLPECFAVELSHVIGTIISNRLPSREAARWQKALSSLNKYFDAHPVKGEKPLQSTVFPDVSWPIDAVLFEYPGKTTYGFGELIFWELKLLGDAADHGFFLETILPAMEEAGYTSDERWNRPNRIWGRFDIHAVYAARGSCWDPIVSDGRLDLRPQPSASQWAEGLTFGSHVESAFRQLIWLTPFELEGIAKEKEPGHADDQGDIPEGRSPVMKAILEALASRLSSLLQGRRKTAGYPQDILDDEWRLILQEAFEQVIQTPLLFKDLKNVSKGCPGQWTGKHVFGPLPKEIIPCLELASILHIGKYTHFGCGTFTLA, from the coding sequence ATGAGCTTCTCGACTACGTACAACTCATTCAAGCAGATTAAACTGATTCGTTATCTCGTAACATGGCGGGTCAACAGCTCTCTGGTAACGCTGCCGGAGTGCTTTGCCGTCGAGTTGTCTCATGTTATTGGTACGATCATCTCCAACCGCCTTCCCAGCCGGGAAGCTGCTCGATGGCAAAAGGCCTTATCCTCGTTGAATAAATATTTCGATGCACATCCCGTGAAAGGCGAAAAACCGCTCCAATCAACGGTTTTCCCTGATGTATCATGGCCCATTGATGCCGTGCTCTTTGAGTATCCCGGAAAAACGACTTATGGATTTGGAGAGCTGATTTTCTGGGAATTGAAACTTTTGGGGGATGCCGCGGATCACGGCTTTTTTTTGGAAACGATCCTTCCGGCAATGGAAGAAGCTGGCTACACTTCGGATGAAAGGTGGAACCGACCAAACAGGATCTGGGGAAGATTCGACATTCATGCAGTCTACGCAGCTCGAGGATCATGCTGGGATCCCATAGTGAGTGACGGGCGACTGGACCTCCGACCCCAGCCAAGCGCGTCTCAATGGGCTGAAGGGTTGACGTTTGGCTCTCACGTTGAGAGTGCTTTCAGACAACTGATATGGCTCACACCCTTTGAACTCGAAGGCATTGCCAAGGAGAAGGAACCAGGCCATGCCGATGATCAGGGAGATATTCCAGAGGGCCGGAGCCCCGTCATGAAAGCTATTTTGGAAGCACTGGCATCACGTTTGAGTTCGTTGCTCCAGGGGAGACGCAAAACAGCCGGTTATCCACAAGATATTCTCGATGATGAATGGAGGCTCATTCTACAAGAAGCCTTTGAACAGGTAATTCAAACGCCTTTGCTTTTCAAGGACCTAAAAAACGTCTCGAAGGGATGTCCAGGGCAGTGGACAGGAAAACATGTCTTTGGCCCTCTTCCAAAAGAGATCATCCCATGCCTTGAATTGGCATCCATACTTCATATCGGCAAATACACCCATTTCGGATGTGGGACATTCACATTGGCGTAA
- the cas10i gene encoding type III-I CRISPR-associated protein Cas10i, giving the protein MLNGFDWLRRSRTGAELLATLRYLSENPDFPLTRTEIGAPHSATEGPCQRCWIYPRIDAGEPYCKDCSEILQRVHGLSTASRHAAILWGFFNQLPTEILQWEGKNRNKHLLGSYIHDANHFLIVMDRRELRPWLQDLTIYYGFDLRGILQIFPTTGAGTRTCMGDILCRAVHRDLYLPMGQMHIRFYSAPYQLLNPRLRDLKGMLTFDLSDFLKLLEMAEIFRALLRPEEQQEFRDLLSIRDKQESQFYWGRFLGRLEQRARDMLTAWKMRQWPKNRIKVFYELLDYVQLIQAD; this is encoded by the coding sequence ATGCTCAACGGATTTGACTGGTTGCGCCGCAGCAGGACTGGTGCTGAACTTTTGGCCACCTTGAGATACCTTTCCGAAAATCCTGATTTTCCATTGACCCGCACGGAAATAGGGGCTCCTCACTCCGCAACGGAGGGACCCTGCCAGCGGTGCTGGATCTATCCCCGCATAGATGCCGGGGAGCCTTATTGTAAGGATTGCAGCGAAATCCTTCAGCGAGTCCATGGCCTGTCCACAGCATCCCGTCATGCGGCAATTCTCTGGGGATTCTTCAATCAATTGCCCACAGAAATACTTCAATGGGAAGGTAAAAACCGAAACAAGCATCTGCTCGGCTCCTATATCCATGACGCCAACCATTTTCTTATTGTGATGGATCGCCGGGAATTGAGACCCTGGCTTCAGGATCTCACCATTTACTACGGATTCGATCTTCGTGGAATTTTACAGATATTTCCGACCACCGGAGCGGGAACGAGGACCTGTATGGGAGATATTCTGTGCAGGGCCGTCCACCGGGATCTTTACCTGCCCATGGGGCAGATGCACATTCGTTTTTACTCGGCTCCCTATCAACTGCTCAACCCTCGCCTGCGCGATCTGAAGGGAATGCTGACCTTTGATCTCTCGGATTTCTTGAAGCTGCTGGAAATGGCGGAAATATTCCGTGCCTTGCTCCGTCCGGAAGAACAACAGGAATTCCGTGACTTGCTGAGCATTCGAGATAAGCAAGAATCCCAGTTTTACTGGGGAAGATTTTTGGGAAGGTTGGAACAGCGAGCCAGGGACATGTTGACGGCATGGAAAATGAGACAATGGCCAAAGAACCGGATCAAAGTATTCTATGAGCTTCTCGACTACGTACAACTCATTCAAGCAGATTAA